In Cryptococcus gattii WM276 chromosome A, complete sequence, one genomic interval encodes:
- a CDS encoding Hypothetical protein (Similar to TIGR gene model, INSD accession AAW41631.1; CNB04420): protein MPATKAKSNVALLTEGAAYIQRAKKARKEQVEEIKFDDEARREWLTGFSKRKKAKAEEKKARAKERERQEHLEERRNARKELKQRAAENVKSVRRAMGLEDDEDDDEEEEEDSSEDGGPSASKDQEEAEFSDDEQIATVTITEDFDPSASVYPIRTSTSPSPSANDKSEPQPRKPAVKLLPPSSKRAQKADEKKKEKKKISRSMETKAERRKGKEMELRKRSKKAALAMERKGKTPRGPNKGKGKGRR, encoded by the exons ATGCCCGCAACAAAAGCCAAATCCAACGTCGCTCTCCTTACAGAGGGTGCTGCTTATATCCAACGAGCAAAGAAAGCTAGAAAGGAACAAGTCGAAGAAATCAAgtttgatgatgaagcCCGAAG GGAATGGTTGACCGGCTTTAGtaagaggaagaaggccaaggctgaagagaagaaagcCAGAGCTAAGGAAAGGGAGAGGCAAGAACATTTAGAGGAGAGGCGTAAC GCAAGGAAGGAATTGAAGCAGAGGGCTGCTGAGAATGTAAAGTCAGTCAGACGGGCCATGGGTTTGGAggatgacgaggatgatgatg aggaggaggaggaagacaGCAGCGAAGACGGTGGGCCATCCGCTTCCAAGGATCAGGAGGAGGCCGAATTTTCGGACGACGAGCAAATAGCAACAGTCACTATCACCGAAGACTTCGATCCCTCTGCATCAGTCTATCCCATCCGAACATCGACTTCACCTTCGCCCTCTGCTAATGACAAATCGGAGCCCCAACCCAGAAAGCCCGCTGTCAAGTTATTGCCTCCATCAAGTAAACGAGCTCAAAAGGCtgatgaaaagaagaaggagaagaagaaaattAGTAGGAGCATGGAGACTAAGGcagagagaaggaagggtAAGGAAATGGAATTGCGAAAAAGGTCCAAAAAGGCGGCGTTAGCTATGGAaaggaaggggaagacCCCTAGGGGCCCAAATAAGGGTaaggggaagggaaggCGTTGA